One Rattus norvegicus strain BN/NHsdMcwi chromosome 18, GRCr8, whole genome shotgun sequence DNA segment encodes these proteins:
- the Lvrn gene encoding aminopeptidase Q isoform X5, which produces MENWGLMIFDASLLLELDDDLPEKRAMILSILSHEVGHQWFGNLVTMSWWNNIWLNEGFASYFEVGLTNYFYPKVPRNMIFFLTVLHDILEDDHSLESRAVSTPVENFTETREINRLFDIYTYKKGACMAWMLAGFLSQHLFINALKSYLETFSYSNAEQDDLWRHIQMAIDEQSIIHLPATVKRIMDSWTHQSGFPVITLNASTGVVKQEPFYLERVENQTLLSHNTWIVPIFWMKNGITQPLVWLDKSSMIFPGMKLSDSDSDWVILNFNVTGYYRVNYDKLGWKKLNQQLEKDPKAIPVINRLQLVSDAFALSKNNYIEIETALDLTKYIAKEDEILVWFEVLVNLINREVVYDVKNYYLYPLLKKYFLKRLNSIWTIYSAIIRENMASLQDNFLSLLPLKKFFETACWLGLEDCLQLSRELFRKWMAHPETAIPPQIEKVVLCNAIALGSNKDWDFLFNLYINKTEEQEDLFHLVHAMGCSKDPRTLNRFMEYDITVFPSRFNETNLIEVVAESEVGRYVAKDFLINNWVAVYERYGPQSLNTLVSILGRTVSTDQQVMELQQFLSTVLEEHQRIVAHAKLQEMKAENLKNKKRIARVVEWLRKNT; this is translated from the exons ATGGAAAACTGGGGACTGATGATATTTGACGCATCCTTGCTCCTGGAACTAGACGATGACCTACCAGAGAAAAGAGCAATGATTCTGAGCATCCTTTCCCATGAGGTTGGGCACCAG TGGTTTGGAAACCTGGTGACCATGAGTTGGTGGAACAATATCTGGCTCAATGAGGGCTTTGCATCAtattttgaagttggactaactAACTACTTCTATCCCAAAGTTCCAAGG AATATGATCTTTTTTTTAACCGTTTTACATGATATCCTTGAAGATGATCATAGCCTGGAGTCTAGAGCTGTGTCCACTCCAGTGGAAAATTTCACAGAAACCAGAGAAATAAACAGACTCTTTGACATATATACTTACAAGAAG GGAGCATGCATGGCTTGGATGCTTGCCGGTTTCCTGAGCCAGCACTTGTTCATCAACGCACTTAAG TCTTatttggagacattttcttactCCAATGCTGAGCAAGATGATCTTTGGAGACACATTCAAATG GCCATAGATGAGCAGAGTATAATTCATTTGCCAGCAACAGTAAAACGTATAATGGACAGCTGGACACACCAGAGTGGCTTTCCGGTCATCACATTAAATGCGTCTACCGGCGTTGTTAAACAAGAGCCGTTTTATCTTGAAAGGGTTGAAAATCAGACTCTTCTGAGCCACAA TACATGGATTGTCCCAATTTTTTGGATGAAAAATGGAATCACACAACCTTTAGTCTGGCTAGATAAAAGCAGCA tGATATTTCCTGGGATGAAACTTTCAGATTCTGACAGTGACTGGGTGATCTTAAACTTCAATGTGACTGGGTATTACAGAGTTAATTATGACAAGTTGGGCTGGAAGAAGTTAAATCAACAACTTGAAAAGGATCCTAAG gccatTCCTGTCATTAACAGGCTGCAGCTGGTCAGCGATGCTTTTGCCTTGTCTAA aaacaattaCATCGAGATTGAGACTGCACTTGATTTGACCAAGTACATTGCCAAAGAAGATGAAATCCTAGTGTGGTTTGAAGTCTTGGTGAACTTGATAAACAGGGAAGTTGTTTATGATGTGAAGAACTATTATTTATACCCATTATTGAAG AAGTATTTCCTGAAGAGACTTAACTCAATATGGactatttattcagctataaTTCGAGAAAATATGGCATCATTACAAGACAATTTTTTATCTCT ACTACCACTGAAAAAGTTTTTTGAAACTGCCTGTTGGTTGGGTCTTGAAGACTGTCTCCAGCTGTCCAGAGAGCTCTTCAGAAAATGGATGGCTCATCCAGAGACTGC AATACCTCCTCAGATCGAAAAGGTGGTTTTATGCAATGCCATTGCTCTGGGGAGCAATAAGGACTGGGACTTTTTGTTTAATCTTTACATCAATAAAACCGAGGAGCAGGAGGACTTGTTCCATCTTGTCCATGCAATGGGCTGTAGTAAAGATCCGAGGACACTTAACAG ATTTATGGAGTATGACATCACTGTGTTTCCCTCCCGTTTTAACGAAACAAATTTAATAGAGGTTGTAGCAGAATCTGAAGTTGGCCGGTACGTTGCAAAGGACTTTCTAATCAACAATTGGGTAGCTGTGTATGAAAG GTATGGACCACAATCGCTGAACACTCTAGTGTCCATCTTAGGGAGGACTGTCAGCACAGATCAGCAGGTTATGGAG
- the Lvrn gene encoding aminopeptidase Q isoform X6 — MSQGGIFQLFSSKQQNPEIPATHQIWWFGNLVTMSWWNNIWLNEGFASYFEVGLTNYFYPKVPRNMIFFLTVLHDILEDDHSLESRAVSTPVENFTETREINRLFDIYTYKKGACMAWMLAGFLSQHLFINALKSYLETFSYSNAEQDDLWRHIQMAIDEQSIIHLPATVKRIMDSWTHQSGFPVITLNASTGVVKQEPFYLERVENQTLLSHNTWIVPIFWMKNGITQPLVWLDKSSMIFPGMKLSDSDSDWVILNFNVTGYYRVNYDKLGWKKLNQQLEKDPKAIPVINRLQLVSDAFALSKNNYIEIETALDLTKYIAKEDEILVWFEVLVNLINREVVYDVKNYYLYPLLKKYFLKRLNSIWTIYSAIIRENMASLQDNFLSLLPLKKFFETACWLGLEDCLQLSRELFRKWMAHPETAIPPQIEKVVLCNAIALGSNKDWDFLFNLYINKTEEQEDLFHLVHAMGCSKDPRTLNRFMEYDITVFPSRFNETNLIEVVAESEVGRYVAKDFLINNWVAVYERYGPQSLNTLVSILGRTVSTDQQVMELQQFLSTVLEEHQRIVAHAKLQEMKAENLKNKKRIARVVEWLRKNT; from the exons ATGTCACAGGGAGGTATTTTCCAACTGTTTTCCTCAAAGCAGCAGAACCCAGAAATACCAGCCACACACCAAATTTGG TGGTTTGGAAACCTGGTGACCATGAGTTGGTGGAACAATATCTGGCTCAATGAGGGCTTTGCATCAtattttgaagttggactaactAACTACTTCTATCCCAAAGTTCCAAGG AATATGATCTTTTTTTTAACCGTTTTACATGATATCCTTGAAGATGATCATAGCCTGGAGTCTAGAGCTGTGTCCACTCCAGTGGAAAATTTCACAGAAACCAGAGAAATAAACAGACTCTTTGACATATATACTTACAAGAAG GGAGCATGCATGGCTTGGATGCTTGCCGGTTTCCTGAGCCAGCACTTGTTCATCAACGCACTTAAG TCTTatttggagacattttcttactCCAATGCTGAGCAAGATGATCTTTGGAGACACATTCAAATG GCCATAGATGAGCAGAGTATAATTCATTTGCCAGCAACAGTAAAACGTATAATGGACAGCTGGACACACCAGAGTGGCTTTCCGGTCATCACATTAAATGCGTCTACCGGCGTTGTTAAACAAGAGCCGTTTTATCTTGAAAGGGTTGAAAATCAGACTCTTCTGAGCCACAA TACATGGATTGTCCCAATTTTTTGGATGAAAAATGGAATCACACAACCTTTAGTCTGGCTAGATAAAAGCAGCA tGATATTTCCTGGGATGAAACTTTCAGATTCTGACAGTGACTGGGTGATCTTAAACTTCAATGTGACTGGGTATTACAGAGTTAATTATGACAAGTTGGGCTGGAAGAAGTTAAATCAACAACTTGAAAAGGATCCTAAG gccatTCCTGTCATTAACAGGCTGCAGCTGGTCAGCGATGCTTTTGCCTTGTCTAA aaacaattaCATCGAGATTGAGACTGCACTTGATTTGACCAAGTACATTGCCAAAGAAGATGAAATCCTAGTGTGGTTTGAAGTCTTGGTGAACTTGATAAACAGGGAAGTTGTTTATGATGTGAAGAACTATTATTTATACCCATTATTGAAG AAGTATTTCCTGAAGAGACTTAACTCAATATGGactatttattcagctataaTTCGAGAAAATATGGCATCATTACAAGACAATTTTTTATCTCT ACTACCACTGAAAAAGTTTTTTGAAACTGCCTGTTGGTTGGGTCTTGAAGACTGTCTCCAGCTGTCCAGAGAGCTCTTCAGAAAATGGATGGCTCATCCAGAGACTGC AATACCTCCTCAGATCGAAAAGGTGGTTTTATGCAATGCCATTGCTCTGGGGAGCAATAAGGACTGGGACTTTTTGTTTAATCTTTACATCAATAAAACCGAGGAGCAGGAGGACTTGTTCCATCTTGTCCATGCAATGGGCTGTAGTAAAGATCCGAGGACACTTAACAG ATTTATGGAGTATGACATCACTGTGTTTCCCTCCCGTTTTAACGAAACAAATTTAATAGAGGTTGTAGCAGAATCTGAAGTTGGCCGGTACGTTGCAAAGGACTTTCTAATCAACAATTGGGTAGCTGTGTATGAAAG GTATGGACCACAATCGCTGAACACTCTAGTGTCCATCTTAGGGAGGACTGTCAGCACAGATCAGCAGGTTATGGAG